From a region of the Mus pahari chromosome 12, PAHARI_EIJ_v1.1, whole genome shotgun sequence genome:
- the Nudt16l1 gene encoding tudor-interacting repair regulator protein: protein MRAEARGLGLVSWAGSRMLIWAVGLEHFKMSTTTVPELKQISREEAMRLGPGWSHSCHAMLYAANPGQLFGRIPMRFSVLMQMRFDGLLGFPGGFVDRRFWSLEDGLNRVLGLGLGGLRLTEADYLSSHLTEGPHRVVAHLYARQLTLEQLHAVEISAVHSRDHGLEVLGLVRVPLYTQKDRVGGFPNFLSNAFVSTAKYQLLFALKVLNMMPSEKLAEALASATEKQKKALEKLLPPSS, encoded by the exons ATGCGCGCGGAAGCACGAGGATTGGGTCTGGTGTCGTGGGCGGGGTCGCGCATGCTCATTTGGGCAGTGGGCCTGGAGCACTTCAAGATGTCGACCACGACGGTTCCGGAGCTGAAACAGATCAGTCGGGAAGAAGCAATGCGCTTGGGGCCCGGCTGGAGTCATTCATGCCACGCTATGCTGTACGCCGCCAACCCCGGGCAGCTTTTCGGACGTATCCCTATGCGTTTCTCAGTGCTG ATGCAGATGCGCTTCGACGGGCTGCTAGGCTTTCCCGGGGGTTTCGTGGACCGGCGCTTCTGGTCGCTGGAGGATGGCTTGAACCGGgtgctgggcctgggcctgggcggCCTACGGCTTACCGAAGCTGATTACCTGAGTTCACACCTGACTGAGGGGCCACACCGTGTGGTGGCACACCTGTACGCACGGCAGCTGACATTGGAACAGCTGCATGCTGTGGAGATCAGCGCTGTGCACTCACGGGACCACGGTCTGGAG GTCCTGGGCCTTGTACGTGTCCCACTGTACACACAGAAGGATCGAGTAGGAGGCTTTCCTAACTTTCTGAGCAACGCCTTTGTCAGCACTGCCAAATATCAACTTCTATTTGCCCTTAAGGTACTCAACATGATGCCCTCGGAAAAGCTGGCTGAGGCCTTAGCCTCGGCAacagagaagcagaagaaggcCCTAGAAAAGCTACTCCCACCCTCATCCTGA